In the genome of Palaemon carinicauda isolate YSFRI2023 chromosome 20, ASM3689809v2, whole genome shotgun sequence, one region contains:
- the LOC137659722 gene encoding uncharacterized protein, with translation MAVHLLYPQTSNGFYIWPRTYTIHLRGVRDALLPAVKIFPSTLITLREFLQEWSPQVKLKLDKLKSMIQFHNKEKQSVEKHTSLITNLRKIQKRPPNEENMAWIENMFKRNKIDIEEFLAWVILIADRKLNKINTLVLQGPTGTGKSLTLNAILSKFNTGIVTRNGDANQFHLQNLLGKTFALFEEPRISQITVDDYKLLFEGADFEINVKHQEPEILTRIPVFVSTNKELDYWVPPR, from the coding sequence ATGGCAGTGCACCTATTGTACCCCCAAACTTCGAATGGGTTTTACATCTGGCCCAGGACTTACACTATTCACCTGCGAGGAGTGAGGGACGCCTTACTCCCAGCCGTAAAGATATTTCCTTCAACTTTGATTACCCTGAGGGAGTTTCTCCAGGAATGGAGCCCACAAGTGAAGTTGAAACTAGATAAACTCAAATCCATGATacaatttcataataaagaaaaacagtcagtaGAAAAACACACAAGTCTGATCACTAACTTACGTAAAATCCAAAAGAGACCACCTAACGAAGAAAATATGGCTTGGATAGAAAACATGTTCAAACGTAACAAAATTGACATTGAAGAATTCTTAGCTTGGGTCATATTAATTGCAGacagaaaattaaacaaaataaacacaCTTGTATTACAAGGTCCAACAGGTACGGGAAAATCACTCACACTTAATGCTATCCTCTCTAAATTCAACACAGGGATAGTTACACGTAATGGGGATGCCAATCAGTTTCACTTACAAAATTTGTTAGGGAAAACATTTGCTCTGTTTGAAGAACCACGTATAAGTCAGATTACTGTTGATGACTATAAATTGTTATTTGAAGGTGCAGACTTTGAAATAAATGTCAAACATCAAGAACCAGAAATACTTACAAGAATTCCCGTCTTCGTCAGTACCAACAAGGAATTGGACTACTGGGTACCCCCCCGCTGA
- the LOC137659723 gene encoding uncharacterized protein has product MTSEATPVKRGRYEEDDHEGHNEGDGYSDPDRVLQYKNETTTVVIRQRRYWQFDTEQSDKSKIDGKLLYYLPINLLNNYLYTLDNNATTAETSRFQYYKNMMNQYGFKVKYCGIIMHHMIPLMNDLKIAGGTNVETVSFNNAPYLDIYKDSTNIVSSVKVNKDPQTVKLDEWLYNPLQVALADSVNDFEFPLNNFVTMDSMKVGERKAFTIKGSDLWFKGNIPNNKLAYVPTFGGNVTYDKPDEGPLIYSPNHPHVFKPVFVRMVPVKGADNKLMKLSCQVQADQFIVLEVRLPPDGISLEGVGHNQLIHKLKYTNNLTDIKIAHTAW; this is encoded by the coding sequence ATGACAAGTGAGGCAACACCAGTGAAGAGGGGGAGATATGAAGAGGACGATCATGAAGGACATAACGAAGGCGATGGCTACAGTGACCCGGATAGAGTGCTGCAGTACAAGAACGAAACTACGACTGTGGTCATCAGGCAGAGAAGATATTGGCAGTTCGATACAGAACAATCGGACAAATCTAAAATTGATGGAAAATTGTTGTACTATTTACCTATTAACTTGTTAAACAATTATTTGTACACTTTGGATAATAATGCCACAACGGCAGAAACTAGTAGAtttcaatattataaaaatatgatGAACCAGTATGGCTTCAAAGTTAAATATTGTGGAATTATAATGCACCATATGATTCCATTGATGAATGACTTGAAAATTGCTGGAGGTACTAATGTTGAGACTGTATCATTTAATAATGCACCATATTTAGACATTTATAAAGATAGCACTAACATTGTAAGTAGTGTCAAAGTTAATAAAGATCCTCAAACTGTAAAACTTGATGAATGGTTGTATAACCCTCTGCAGGTGGCTTTGGCTGATAGTGTCAATGACTTTGAATTTCCACTCAATAACTTTGTTACAATGGACTCTATGAAAGTAGGAGAACGTAAGGCATTCACTATTAAAGGTTCAGACTTATGGTTCAAAGGAAATATTCCTAATAATAAATTGGCATACGTACCCACATTTGGTGGTAACGTTACTTATGACAAGCCAGATGAAGGTCCATTGATATATTCACCAAACCACCCACATGTATTCAAACCTGTGTTTGTAAGAATGGTACCAGTAAAAGGTGCAGATAATAAACTTATGAAATTGTCATGTCAGGTCCAAGCGGACCAATTCATTGTATTAGAAGTAAGGCTACCACCTGATggtatatcattggaaggagttgGACATAACCAATTGATTCACAAGTTAAAATACACTAACAATCTTACTGATATAAAAATTGCACACACTGCTTGGTAA
- the LOC137659720 gene encoding uncharacterized protein, whose amino-acid sequence MMNQYGFKVKYCGIIMHHMIPLMNDLKIAGGTNVETVSFNNAPYLEIYKDSTNIVSSVKVNKDPQTVKLDEWLYNPLQVALADSVNDFEFPLNNFGTMETLKVGERKAFTIKGSDLWFKGNIPNNKLAYVPTFGGNVTYDKPDEGPLIYSPNHPHVFKPVFVRMVPVKGNVIAVLNHHPRSIKLHAKHIVA is encoded by the exons atgatGAACCAGTATGGCTTCAAAGTTAAATATTGTGGAATTATAATGCACCATATGATTCCATTGATGAATGACTTGAAAATTGCTGGAGGTACTAATGTTGAGACTGTATCATTTAATAATGCACCATATTTAGAAATTTATAAAGATAGCACTAACATTGTAAGTAGTGTCAAAGTTAATAAAGATCCTCAAACTGTAAAACTTGATGAATGGTTGTATAACCCTCTGCAGGTGGCTTTGGCTGATAGTGTCAATGACTTTGAATTTCCACTCAATAACTTTGGTACAATGGAGACTTTGAAAGTAGGAGAACGTAAGGCATTCACTATTAAAGGTTCAGACTTATGGTTCAAAGGAAATATTCCTAATAATAAATTGGCATACGTACCCACATTTGGTGGTAACGTTACTTATGACAAGCCAGATGAAGGTCCATTGATATATTCACCAAACCACCCACATGTATTCAAACCTGTGTTTGTAAGAATGGTACCAGTAAAAG ggaatgtgattgctgtgctgaatcatcatccacggtccatcaaactccatgCGAAGCACAtagtggcttaa